A window from Peromyscus eremicus chromosome 1, PerEre_H2_v1, whole genome shotgun sequence encodes these proteins:
- the LOC131902535 gene encoding speckle-type POZ protein-like: MAREGTAQRWDHTHISLQNFSYMWNINNFRFFVEERTEIIRSPTFSTEANDKWCLTVNPNGFDEVSADYLSVTLVLLSCLKCHVWAKFQFWIISAEGDKTQTMRSPRAIKFVPGRSCGFKKYILRDFLFSNAPHLLPDDKLSLLCTVRVFEESFRISHQNRKPEIQVPRCTLADELGELWENSQFTDCSLVVAGQEFRAHKAILAARSPVFRAMFQHDMEESRKNRVEIPDLEPQVFKAMMGFIYTGKAPDLDSMADAVLAAADKYGLERLKVMCEDALCRDLSVENAAHTLFLADLHSSGQLKTQALDFITAHASEVSETSGWKTMVGSYPHLVAEAYRSLASAHLPFLEPPFKRLKQS, encoded by the coding sequence ATGGCAAGAGAGGGGACAGCCCAGAGATGGGACCACACACATATCAGCCTTCAGAATTTCTCCTACATGTGGAACATCAACAACTTCCGGTTTTTTGTGGAGGAAAGGACCGAAATCATTAGAAGCCCAACTTTCTCAACAGAAgccaatgacaaatggtgtttgacAGTAAACCCGAACGGATTCGATGAAGTAAGTGCAGATTATCTGTCAGTTACCCTAGTTTTGCTCAGCTGTCTAAAGTGtcatgtttgggcaaagttccagTTCTGGATCATAAGCGCCGAAGGAGACAAAACACAAACTATGAGGAGCCCAAGAGCCATTAAGTTCGTGCCAGGCCGTAGCTGTGGATTCAAAAAGTACATCCTTCGAGATTTCCTCTTTTCCAATGCGCCTCATCTTCTCCCAGATGACAAGCTCAGCCTGCTCTGCACTGTGAGGGTTTTCGAGGAATCCTTTAGAATCTCTCACCAGAACAGGAAGCCAGAGATTCAAGTTCCCAGATGCACATTggcagatgagctaggagagctgtgggagaattCCCAGTTCACAGACTGCTCCCTGGTGGTAGCTGGTCAGGAATTCCgggctcacaaggccatcttagcagctcgctctccagttttcagagccatgtttcaacatgacatggaggagagcagaaagaaccGCGTTGAGATCCCtgacctggagccacaagtcttcaaggcaatgatggGCTTCATTTACACCGGGAaggcaccagacctggacagcatggcagatgCAGTGTTGGCAGCTGCTGACAAGTATGGCCTAGagcgtttgaaggtcatgtgtgaggatgccctttgcagggacctctctgtggagaatgctgcccacactctcttcctggctgacctccacagctcagggcagctgaaaacccaggcactggatttcattacagctcatgcttctgaggtctctgagacctcaggctggaagacaatggtgGGCTCCTATCCCCATTTAGTGGCTGAAGCATACCGTTCCTTGGCTTCTgctcatctccctttcttggagCCCCCTTTCAAACGCTTGAAGCAATCCTAG